In one Victivallis lenta genomic region, the following are encoded:
- a CDS encoding glycosyltransferase family 4 protein has translation MSLRLAVACARQEAEKLSPLLRELERRGTVRPIVFERERHAFFPAEALEHAQADALLAVGPSAPGRLAALRRSHGRIPILLRPAAPPHDGSRILSSLRDDFLFRLECRYADAVLCAGSNDRKRCLRLGIAERKLHDAPFAVDNAHFAGSPHCREAAGTRRARLGIAEDEKLLLYAGKFDFRKGVHILLEQFLFLRRSGNGGKWHFALAGSGECEETLRQMAAEDSHIHLLPLPGAQELPSLLRAADLCALTPRTGLPWGALINGAMAAQRPVLVTEKAGCAPDLVEPGATGWSVDSAHPELWFDYVKGISRERLAAMGEAAGRKIRSWTPAAFADAVERAIPRKNR, from the coding sequence ATGAGCCTCCGTCTGGCGGTGGCCTGCGCCCGGCAGGAGGCGGAAAAGCTTTCTCCGCTCCTCCGGGAGCTCGAACGCCGCGGAACCGTCCGCCCGATCGTTTTCGAGCGGGAACGCCATGCTTTCTTTCCGGCCGAAGCGCTTGAGCATGCGCAAGCGGACGCCCTGCTTGCAGTCGGGCCGTCCGCACCGGGACGGCTTGCGGCGCTTCGCCGCTCCCACGGCCGGATTCCCATTCTGCTGCGTCCGGCCGCTCCGCCGCACGACGGTTCCCGTATCCTGAGTTCCCTGCGGGACGATTTTCTGTTCCGGCTCGAATGCCGTTACGCCGATGCCGTTCTCTGCGCCGGAAGCAACGACCGGAAACGCTGTCTCCGGCTCGGCATCGCGGAACGCAAACTCCACGACGCTCCGTTCGCTGTGGATAACGCGCATTTCGCCGGTTCGCCGCACTGCCGGGAAGCCGCCGGAACACGGAGAGCCCGGCTCGGCATTGCGGAAGATGAAAAGCTGCTGCTCTATGCCGGAAAATTCGATTTCCGGAAAGGCGTGCACATCCTGCTCGAACAGTTCCTCTTCCTCCGCCGGAGCGGGAACGGCGGGAAATGGCATTTCGCGCTGGCCGGTTCCGGGGAGTGCGAAGAAACGCTGCGGCAGATGGCGGCGGAGGATTCGCACATCCACCTCCTGCCCCTTCCCGGCGCGCAGGAGCTGCCGTCCCTGCTCCGGGCCGCCGACCTCTGCGCACTGACGCCGCGCACCGGCCTGCCGTGGGGGGCGCTGATCAACGGGGCGATGGCCGCGCAGCGCCCGGTGCTCGTCACCGAAAAAGCCGGCTGCGCGCCCGATCTCGTCGAGCCGGGCGCAACCGGCTGGAGCGTCGACTCCGCTCACCCCGAGCTCTGGTTCGACTATGTGAAAGGCATCTCCCGGGAACGGCTGGCCGCCATGGGGGAAGCCGCCGGGCGTAAAATCCGCAGCTGGACTCCCGCCGCATTCGCAGACGCGGTCGAACGGGCGATTCCGCGGAAAAATCGATAA
- a CDS encoding SDR family oxidoreductase: protein MKPKFDTIEGRSVLVTGGAGFIGSNLIDALLANGAARVVALDNFSTGRRENLASALRDPRFELIEADIRDLDACRKAASGIDLIYHEAALGSVPRSIADPVTTTEVNIAGFVNMLWAGVQAGVRRFVYASSSSVYGGSRELPKVEAKTGEPLSPYAITKCVNELYAGNFHALYGIDAVGLRYFNVFGPRQNPNGAYAAVIPNFMAALLAHRSPVINGDGSNSRDFTYVANVVEANLLAGTVENPEALNTAYNIAAGRATTLTDLFDLLKSELAKYDPAVAGIRPEFGPERAGDIPHSLADISKAETLLGYRPEFDARTGFALAAEWYFKNAGAHAE, encoded by the coding sequence GTGAAACCAAAGTTCGACACCATCGAAGGCAGGTCCGTCCTGGTCACCGGCGGCGCCGGATTCATCGGCAGCAACCTCATTGATGCGCTGCTGGCAAACGGCGCGGCGCGGGTGGTCGCGCTCGACAATTTCTCGACCGGGCGGCGGGAGAATCTCGCGTCGGCGCTCCGCGATCCGCGCTTCGAGCTGATCGAGGCGGATATCCGCGACCTGGACGCCTGCCGGAAAGCGGCATCGGGAATCGATCTCATCTACCATGAGGCCGCGCTCGGGTCGGTGCCGCGTTCGATCGCGGACCCGGTCACGACCACCGAAGTCAACATCGCCGGATTCGTCAACATGCTCTGGGCCGGCGTCCAGGCCGGCGTCCGCCGTTTCGTCTATGCGTCGAGCAGCTCGGTTTACGGCGGCAGCCGCGAACTCCCGAAGGTCGAGGCGAAAACCGGCGAACCGCTCTCGCCCTATGCGATCACCAAATGCGTGAACGAGCTGTATGCCGGGAACTTTCATGCGCTTTACGGAATCGATGCCGTCGGGCTGCGCTACTTCAACGTATTCGGCCCGCGGCAGAACCCGAACGGCGCATATGCGGCCGTGATTCCGAATTTCATGGCCGCGCTGCTGGCGCACCGGAGTCCGGTCATCAACGGCGACGGGAGCAACTCGCGCGACTTCACCTATGTGGCGAACGTGGTCGAGGCGAATCTGCTCGCCGGGACCGTCGAAAATCCCGAAGCGCTCAACACCGCCTACAATATCGCGGCGGGGCGGGCAACCACGCTGACCGACCTTTTCGACCTGCTGAAAAGCGAACTCGCCAAGTACGATCCGGCCGTCGCCGGAATCAGGCCGGAGTTCGGGCCGGAACGCGCCGGGGACATTCCGCACTCGCTGGCCGATATTTCAAAAGCGGAGACGCTGCTCGGCTACCGGCCGGAATTCGATGCCCGGACCGGCTTCGCGCTGGCGGCGGAATGGTACTTCAAGAATGCCGGGGCGCACGCCGAATGA